A portion of the Rickettsia felis URRWXCal2 genome contains these proteins:
- a CDS encoding Transposase: protein MTYSMSWIILNEKLMAKAYSYDLRIRVIKSLTEGKTIKETSEIYSISRKTIIEWKELKKQTGDVKAKSGYHTGHRRIIRDIEGFKKFIELNFDKTTMELANN from the coding sequence GTGACTTATAGTATGAGTTGGATTATACTAAATGAAAAACTTATGGCAAAGGCATATTCATACGATTTAAGAATACGAGTAATAAAAAGTTTAACAGAAGGTAAAACAATAAAAGAGACTTCTGAGATATACTCTATTAGTAGGAAGACTATAATAGAGTGGAAAGAATTAAAGAAACAAACTGGGGATGTCAAAGCAAAAAGTGGTTATCATACAGGACATCGTAGAATAATAAGAGACATAGAGGGATTTAAAAAATTTATAGAATTAAATTTTGATAAAACCACCATGGAGCTAGCTAATAACTGA